From a single Thermodesulfobacteriota bacterium genomic region:
- a CDS encoding class I SAM-dependent methyltransferase, which yields MELALREDLTAASPTLPLRRRHFAPVVVGGWGDAQNTYVHAMAWFQDHLYAGVTRNALNGVRPYPRSEAMAIYPVKVPDIQWDLDWRAPIWRYAPAAGTWERVFVSPMAMGSRGFPVPRQWGYRNMAVFQGRSDPAPALYAVSWGSHMGPGPHVLRSLDGCQFDEVGDEALKRIGATTLRGLVSFKGRLFTSPAARCGGTDTGTHDVPIILVSEDPACGAWHQACPPCFGDPNNIAVSVMAANGHYLYAGTMNPVAGYQIWRTAAEGPPPYRWEPVIIRGAFRGNLNEAAATLCPFRGSLYVGSGIYNLGFDRIHGVGPGMPELIRIHPDGSWELVAGEPRNTPQGVKTPLSGMGAGFNNPFVGYIWSMCEHQGCLYLGTANWSSWLLFTRDEIWDEHIARHLPSVDRDALLAHFGGFELWRSPDGARWEAVTRNGFGNPYNVGVRTMVSSPAGLFIGVVNQFGEEVAVRRTAGWRYESNRQGGVEVWLGRHDRRPARPEVVVPGRQALPWPEAQLDDYWLLLPGVSERHLGLVTRFYEGSGWHATGFWRPGGRSAREACENLLEELLAFFRQEPEGREPRYPKPEEVAAWMAARSARPWEDYQAERTALSCERVLDVGCGLGSSTGYLSRYFAADGLVGVAAGKKAAAVCRRRFPGLRFVAGRWPRLPFGRDAFDKAVCLEGLAAGGSRRRLLAEIWRVLAPGGLLALADLLRPASGNEPRSAEELAALLEEMGFQEVRVADVTSRTSERLRVQALRFFHLEAVLKGATGDEVADFLAGLPGGSGETRRFLIGCGRKGEAAPGGRPGPGSVIRGLFGRG from the coding sequence ATGGAACTGGCGCTCCGGGAAGACCTGACAGCGGCCAGCCCGACACTGCCGCTCCGGAGGCGGCATTTCGCCCCCGTCGTGGTAGGCGGCTGGGGGGATGCCCAGAACACCTATGTCCACGCCATGGCCTGGTTTCAGGACCATCTCTATGCCGGCGTGACCAGGAACGCCTTGAACGGCGTGCGGCCATACCCCCGCAGCGAGGCGATGGCCATCTACCCGGTGAAGGTCCCGGACATCCAGTGGGACCTGGACTGGCGGGCGCCGATCTGGCGCTATGCGCCGGCAGCCGGCACCTGGGAGCGGGTCTTTGTCTCGCCCATGGCCATGGGTAGCCGGGGCTTTCCGGTGCCCCGCCAGTGGGGCTACCGGAACATGGCGGTGTTCCAGGGCAGAAGCGATCCGGCGCCGGCCCTCTACGCCGTGTCCTGGGGCTCGCACATGGGGCCCGGGCCCCACGTGCTCCGCTCCCTGGACGGCTGCCAGTTCGACGAGGTGGGGGACGAGGCCCTGAAGAGGATCGGCGCCACCACCCTGCGGGGCCTGGTGTCCTTCAAGGGCCGCCTGTTCACCTCGCCGGCTGCCCGCTGCGGCGGCACCGACACCGGCACCCACGACGTGCCCATCATCCTGGTCAGCGAGGACCCGGCGTGCGGCGCCTGGCACCAGGCCTGCCCGCCCTGCTTCGGCGATCCCAACAACATCGCCGTCTCGGTGATGGCGGCCAATGGCCATTATCTGTACGCCGGCACCATGAATCCGGTGGCTGGCTACCAGATCTGGCGCACCGCGGCGGAGGGCCCGCCGCCGTACCGCTGGGAGCCGGTGATCATCCGGGGGGCCTTCCGGGGCAACCTCAACGAGGCGGCGGCCACCCTGTGTCCCTTCCGGGGCAGCCTGTACGTGGGCAGCGGCATCTACAACCTGGGCTTCGACCGCATCCACGGGGTGGGACCGGGCATGCCGGAGCTTATCCGTATCCATCCGGACGGCTCCTGGGAGCTGGTGGCCGGCGAGCCCCGGAATACCCCCCAGGGGGTGAAGACGCCATTGAGCGGCATGGGGGCCGGGTTCAACAACCCCTTCGTGGGCTACATCTGGAGCATGTGCGAGCACCAGGGCTGCCTGTATCTCGGCACCGCCAACTGGTCGAGCTGGCTCCTGTTTACCCGGGACGAGATCTGGGACGAGCACATCGCCCGCCACTTGCCCTCCGTGGACCGGGACGCCCTGCTGGCCCATTTCGGGGGCTTCGAGCTGTGGCGCTCGCCGGATGGTGCGCGCTGGGAGGCCGTCACCCGCAACGGCTTCGGCAATCCGTACAACGTCGGGGTGCGCACCATGGTCTCCAGCCCGGCCGGGCTCTTCATCGGTGTCGTCAACCAGTTCGGCGAGGAGGTGGCGGTGCGGCGCACCGCCGGCTGGCGCTACGAGTCCAACCGGCAGGGCGGGGTGGAGGTCTGGCTGGGCCGCCACGACCGGCGGCCGGCGCGACCGGAGGTGGTGGTGCCTGGCCGGCAGGCGCTGCCCTGGCCGGAGGCGCAGCTGGACGACTACTGGCTCCTGCTGCCCGGGGTGAGCGAGCGCCATCTGGGCCTGGTGACCCGCTTCTACGAAGGCAGCGGCTGGCACGCCACCGGGTTCTGGCGCCCGGGTGGGCGCTCGGCCCGGGAGGCCTGCGAGAATCTCCTGGAGGAGCTGCTGGCGTTCTTCCGGCAGGAGCCGGAAGGCCGGGAGCCCCGCTATCCCAAGCCGGAGGAGGTGGCGGCCTGGATGGCCGCCCGCTCCGCCCGGCCGTGGGAGGACTACCAGGCGGAGCGCACCGCCTTGAGCTGCGAGCGGGTTCTCGATGTGGGCTGCGGCCTGGGCAGCTCCACCGGTTATCTGAGCCGCTATTTTGCGGCGGACGGCCTGGTCGGCGTGGCCGCCGGCAAGAAGGCCGCGGCGGTGTGCCGCCGCCGGTTCCCGGGCTTGCGCTTCGTGGCCGGCCGCTGGCCCCGGCTGCCTTTTGGCCGGGATGCCTTTGACAAGGCGGTCTGCCTGGAGGGCCTGGCGGCCGGGGGCAGCCGCCGGCGGCTCCTGGCCGAGATTTGGCGGGTCTTGGCGCCCGGCGGCCTGCTGGCCTTGGCCGACCTGCTCCGGCCGGCCTCCGGCAACGAGCCCCGGTCTGCCGAGGAGCTGGCCGCCCTTCTCGAGGAGATGGGCTTCCAGGAGGTGCGGGTGGCCGACGTCACCAGCCGGACCAGCGAGCGCCTGCGGGTCCAGGCATTGCGCTTTTTCCATCTGGAGGCCGTGCTCAAGGGTGCCACCGGGGACGAGGTGGCGGATTTTCTCGCCGGTCTGCCGGGGGGGAGCGGCGAGACCCGCCGCTTTCTCATCGGCTGCGGCCGGAAGGGGGAGGCTGCGCCGGGCGGCCGGCCAGGCCCGGGCTCCGTCATCCGCGGGCTGTTCGGAAGGGGGTAA